Proteins encoded within one genomic window of Acidaminococcus timonensis:
- the rpsF gene encoding 30S ribosomal protein S6 — MNNYEVMYIVKPVEEDAYNTVVKKFDDLLVANGATIEKTDKWGKKRLAYPIQDFNDGLYVLTTFAAEPAAVKELDRVMKITDEILRHMIIRKGE; from the coding sequence GTGAATAACTACGAAGTCATGTACATCGTTAAGCCGGTAGAAGAGGATGCTTACAACACGGTTGTAAAGAAGTTCGACGATCTGCTGGTTGCCAACGGTGCTACGATCGAAAAAACCGATAAGTGGGGCAAAAAACGTCTGGCATATCCTATCCAGGACTTCAACGATGGTCTGTATGTACTGACCACGTTTGCTGCTGAACCGGCAGCCGTCAAGGAACTGGACCGTGTGATGAAGATTACGGATGAAATCCTGCGTCACATGATCATTCGCAAAGGCGAATAA